A part of Magnetospirillum sp. genomic DNA contains:
- a CDS encoding homoserine dehydrogenase: MTAPLRIAIAGLGTVGAGVVQLLAKNGTLIAERGGRPLEIVAVSARDRKKGRGLDLGKIAWFDDAAAMASQAPCDVVVELIGGSEGVARAVCENAIAAGRHVVTANKALLAHHGTSLAASAEAKGLTIAYEAAVAGGIPIIKAIREGLAANRISRVYGILNGTCNYILTQMRKTGAAFGDVLAEAQKLGYAEADPSFDVDGVDAAHKLAVLAGVAFGTKIDFAGVHVEGIRRVGAEDIQFARELGYRIKLLGIAELGPNGLMQRVHPCMVPLETPIAHVEDVYNAVVAEGDFVGRLVCEGRGAGAGPTASAVVADLVDIAHGRRPMTFQVPAGKLAEPARLGISARRGSYYIRLDVVDRPGVIADVTAALRDEAVSLASMLQRGRAPDERVPVVLVTHETSEAAMAKALARISALGAVLEPPVVVRIESL; encoded by the coding sequence ATGACCGCTCCCCTTCGTATCGCCATCGCAGGTCTCGGCACGGTCGGTGCCGGGGTCGTGCAGCTTCTGGCCAAGAACGGCACCTTGATTGCCGAACGCGGCGGCCGGCCGCTCGAGATCGTCGCGGTCAGTGCACGCGACCGCAAGAAGGGCCGTGGGCTCGATCTTGGCAAGATCGCGTGGTTCGACGATGCGGCCGCAATGGCGAGCCAAGCGCCGTGCGACGTGGTCGTCGAACTCATCGGCGGCTCGGAAGGTGTCGCGCGCGCCGTGTGCGAAAACGCGATCGCCGCCGGACGCCACGTCGTGACGGCCAACAAGGCGCTGCTCGCCCATCACGGGACTTCGCTTGCGGCATCGGCCGAAGCCAAGGGCCTCACGATCGCCTACGAAGCGGCGGTGGCGGGCGGCATCCCGATCATCAAGGCGATCCGCGAAGGCTTGGCCGCCAACCGCATCTCGCGCGTCTACGGCATCCTGAACGGGACGTGCAACTACATCCTCACGCAGATGCGCAAGACCGGTGCCGCTTTCGGCGACGTGCTCGCAGAAGCGCAGAAGCTCGGCTACGCCGAAGCCGATCCGAGCTTCGACGTGGACGGCGTGGACGCAGCGCACAAGCTTGCCGTGCTCGCCGGTGTCGCGTTCGGCACCAAGATCGATTTTGCGGGCGTGCATGTCGAAGGCATTCGCCGCGTGGGTGCTGAAGACATCCAGTTCGCGCGCGAGCTTGGCTACCGCATCAAGCTGCTCGGCATCGCCGAGCTCGGGCCGAACGGCCTCATGCAGCGCGTGCATCCGTGCATGGTGCCGCTCGAAACGCCGATCGCGCATGTGGAAGACGTCTACAACGCGGTCGTGGCCGAAGGCGATTTTGTCGGCCGCCTGGTGTGCGAAGGGCGCGGGGCAGGGGCCGGGCCGACGGCGTCGGCGGTCGTCGCCGATCTCGTCGATATCGCGCACGGGCGCCGGCCGATGACGTTCCAAGTGCCCGCCGGCAAACTCGCGGAGCCAGCGCGCCTCGGCATTTCGGCACGGCGCGGCAGCTACTATATCCGCCTCGACGTTGTCGACCGGCCCGGCGTGATCGCCGACGTGACGGCCGCGTTGCGCGACGAGGCGGTGAGCCTTGCCTCGATGCTGCAGCGCGGGCGCGCACCCGACGAGCGCGTGCCCGTGGTACTCGTGACGCACGAAACCTCGGAAGCCGCGATGGCCAAAGCCTTGGCGCGCATTTCCGCACTCGGGGCCGTGCTCGAGCCGCCGGTCGTGGTACGGATCGAAAGTCTTTGA
- a CDS encoding LL-diaminopimelate aminotransferase — protein sequence MQDDFYRIKRLPPYVFAEVNAQKAKARAVGDDVIDLGMGNPDLPTPAHIVAKLTEAVQDPRTHRYSMSKGIPGLRRAHAAYYGRRFGVELDPETETIVTLGSKEGLANLAQAITSPGDVILVPNPSYPIHPYGFIMAGASIRHLPTDVSTPAGVEAFFGAMERAVKHSVPKPLALILNYPSNPTAQVVDLAFYERCVSFCREHKIWILSDLAYSEIYFDDVPPPSILQVPGAKDVAIEFTSMSKTYSMAGWRVGFAAGNKTLIKALARIKSYLDYGAFTPVQVAAAAALNGPQDCVVEAREIYKQRRDVLIQGLQQAGWDVPNPPASMFAWAPIPPQYAALGSLEFSKLLMREAKVAVSPGIGFGEYGDTHVRLALVENVQRIRQAVRAIKQFMGAPERLPEPPTQKKKAAV from the coding sequence ATGCAAGACGATTTCTATCGCATCAAGCGCCTGCCGCCCTACGTGTTCGCCGAAGTGAACGCGCAGAAGGCCAAGGCCCGCGCCGTCGGCGACGATGTGATCGATCTTGGCATGGGCAATCCCGATCTGCCCACGCCCGCGCACATCGTGGCGAAGCTGACCGAGGCCGTGCAGGATCCGCGCACGCACCGCTATTCGATGTCGAAGGGCATTCCCGGCCTGCGCCGCGCGCACGCGGCCTATTACGGCCGCCGCTTCGGCGTCGAGCTCGATCCGGAAACCGAGACGATCGTCACACTCGGCTCGAAGGAAGGCCTCGCCAATTTGGCGCAAGCGATCACGAGCCCCGGCGATGTGATCCTGGTGCCGAACCCGAGCTATCCGATCCATCCCTACGGCTTCATCATGGCGGGCGCTTCGATCCGCCATCTGCCGACCGACGTGTCCACGCCGGCCGGCGTGGAAGCGTTTTTCGGGGCCATGGAGCGCGCGGTCAAGCACTCGGTTCCCAAGCCCTTGGCGCTGATCTTAAACTATCCGTCGAACCCGACGGCGCAGGTCGTCGATCTTGCGTTTTACGAGCGCTGCGTTTCGTTCTGCCGCGAACACAAAATCTGGATCCTGTCCGATCTTGCGTATTCGGAGATCTATTTCGACGACGTTCCGCCGCCCTCGATCCTGCAAGTGCCGGGGGCCAAGGACGTCGCCATTGAATTCACCTCGATGAGCAAGACCTATTCGATGGCCGGCTGGCGTGTGGGCTTCGCCGCCGGCAACAAGACGCTGATCAAAGCGCTCGCGCGCATCAAAAGCTATCTCGACTACGGCGCGTTCACGCCCGTGCAGGTGGCGGCCGCCGCCGCCCTCAACGGGCCGCAGGATTGCGTCGTCGAGGCGCGCGAGATCTACAAGCAGCGCCGCGACGTGCTGATCCAGGGTCTGCAGCAGGCGGGATGGGACGTGCCCAATCCGCCCGCTTCGATGTTCGCCTGGGCGCCGATCCCGCCGCAATATGCGGCGCTGGGATCGCTCGAATTTTCGAAGCTCCTGATGCGCGAGGCCAAGGTTGCGGTCTCGCCCGGAATCGGGTTCGGCGAATACGGCGACACGCATGTGCGCCTCGCCCTCGTGGAAAACGTGCAGCGCATCCGCCAGGCTGTGCGCGCGATCAAACAGTTCATGGGCGCACCCGAGCGCCTGCCCGAACCGCCGACGCAGAAGAAAAAAGCCGCCGTATGA
- a CDS encoding AzlC family ABC transporter permease: MAYSWNGIKRGFFRAQPMAVGVFAYGVAFGLLAQEARLSLAEAMTMSALIYSGTAQLATVSALGASASTATLAIALAVLLLNARYLLYSAAFRPWLGTLPAYQTYPMLFFMGDGSWVLSMQAYAKGERDGGFPFGASIAMFFPWLLGTLAGVVAAGLVANPALLGLDFMLVAFSAAMGLSMFKLQRSWSGVIAAAATALLVDRFAPGGWTIVAAGLVGGLVAYVRFKPPAPTATAP, encoded by the coding sequence GTGGCCTATAGCTGGAACGGCATCAAGCGCGGCTTCTTCCGCGCCCAGCCGATGGCTGTGGGCGTGTTTGCGTACGGCGTTGCATTTGGCCTGCTCGCCCAAGAAGCGCGCCTGTCGCTGGCCGAAGCCATGACGATGAGCGCACTCATCTATTCGGGCACAGCGCAGCTTGCGACGGTGAGCGCACTTGGGGCGAGTGCGAGCACCGCCACGCTTGCGATCGCACTCGCGGTGCTGCTGCTCAATGCGCGCTATCTGCTCTACAGCGCCGCGTTCCGCCCCTGGCTCGGTACATTGCCCGCTTACCAGACCTATCCGATGCTGTTTTTCATGGGCGACGGCAGCTGGGTTCTGTCGATGCAGGCCTATGCCAAGGGCGAGCGCGACGGCGGCTTTCCGTTCGGGGCCAGCATCGCGATGTTCTTTCCGTGGCTGCTCGGCACGCTCGCCGGCGTGGTCGCCGCCGGCCTCGTCGCCAACCCGGCTTTGCTGGGGCTCGACTTCATGCTCGTCGCGTTTTCGGCCGCGATGGGCCTCAGCATGTTCAAATTGCAGCGCAGTTGGAGCGGTGTGATCGCGGCGGCCGCAACCGCGTTGCTCGTCGACCGCTTCGCACCCGGCGGCTGGACGATTGTGGCGGCGGGCTTGGTCGGTGGCCTCGTTGCCTATGTGCGCTTCAAGCCGCCCGCGCCAACGGCAACGGCGCCATGA
- a CDS encoding AzlD domain-containing protein, translating into MNIRPDILTVLLVAGAVAFFCRAAGFFLMRFVPITPRLEAALRATPLAVMVGICAPVVARGNPAELAALGVVAIATKLTGSDVLGAMIGVVAVAGLRALF; encoded by the coding sequence ATGAATATCCGCCCCGACATCCTCACGGTGCTGCTGGTCGCCGGTGCGGTTGCGTTTTTCTGCCGCGCGGCGGGCTTTTTCCTGATGCGCTTCGTGCCGATCACGCCGCGCCTCGAAGCCGCATTGCGCGCAACGCCGCTTGCCGTGATGGTCGGCATCTGCGCGCCCGTCGTAGCACGCGGCAATCCCGCCGAACTCGCGGCCCTCGGCGTGGTCGCGATCGCAACGAAGCTCACCGGCAGCGACGTTCTAGGTGCTATGATCGGCGTGGTTGCGGTCGCAGGCTTGCGCGCGCTGTTCTGA
- a CDS encoding GFA family protein, with the protein MAGDRTAIFEGGCTCRAVRYRFAVRPMFVNCCHCRWCQRESGSAFAVNAMVETERLEIVGGKPETVATPSNSGKGQHVVRCPTCRVALWSHYAGAGTKIAFIRVGTLDEPDRLPPDIHIFTASKQPWVVLPPHTPAMEEYYDREKYWPAESLARRRAIGA; encoded by the coding sequence ATGGCCGGGGATAGGACCGCGATTTTCGAGGGCGGGTGCACGTGCCGTGCGGTGCGCTACCGCTTTGCGGTGCGCCCGATGTTCGTCAATTGCTGCCATTGCCGCTGGTGCCAGCGCGAGTCTGGCAGCGCTTTTGCCGTAAACGCGATGGTCGAAACCGAGCGGCTTGAGATTGTTGGCGGAAAGCCCGAGACGGTCGCAACGCCGTCCAACAGCGGCAAGGGCCAGCACGTCGTGCGCTGCCCCACCTGCCGCGTGGCGCTGTGGAGCCATTATGCGGGGGCGGGGACGAAGATCGCCTTCATCCGCGTCGGCACGCTCGACGAACCGGATCGGCTGCCGCCCGATATCCATATCTTCACCGCTTCCAAGCAGCCGTGGGTCGTGCTGCCGCCGCACACGCCCGCGATGGAAGAATACTACGACCGCGAGAAATACTGGCCGGCCGAAAGCCTCGCGCGCCGGCGTGCGATCGGCGCCTGA
- a CDS encoding DUF3750 domain-containing protein yields MRGTPTASSRGNKARSAMRRVGIALAFLLAGPFAVFVSGTTHGQDWRTASRASMGTAPLAHETPQAMVQVYGARALSWRGIFGVHTWIAIKPAQAHEWTTFELIGWRALRGGDGLVVTNGPPDRRWFGAEPELYAEIEGAAAEAAIARIVAAADAYPYRRSYTLWPGPNSNTFTAMVARAAPELRLDLPPTAIGKDYLGGDVFAASTPSGTGVQVSLWGLLGIAAAREEGLEVNIAGLTFGIDPLGLAIKLPGIGRVGAPRETQRDSE; encoded by the coding sequence ATGCGAGGTACGCCAACGGCTTCGTCGCGCGGCAACAAGGCCCGATCCGCCATGCGGCGCGTGGGCATCGCCCTCGCGTTCCTGCTTGCGGGGCCGTTTGCCGTGTTCGTCTCCGGCACCACGCACGGCCAGGATTGGCGCACGGCAAGCCGGGCGAGCATGGGCACGGCCCCACTGGCGCACGAAACGCCGCAAGCGATGGTGCAGGTCTACGGTGCCCGCGCCTTGAGCTGGCGCGGCATTTTCGGGGTGCATACCTGGATCGCGATCAAGCCGGCCCAAGCGCACGAATGGACGACCTTCGAACTGATCGGTTGGCGCGCCTTGCGCGGCGGCGACGGTCTTGTTGTCACGAACGGCCCGCCCGACCGGCGTTGGTTCGGTGCCGAGCCCGAGCTTTATGCCGAGATTGAGGGGGCTGCGGCCGAGGCCGCGATCGCGCGCATTGTGGCGGCGGCCGACGCGTATCCCTATCGGCGCAGCTACACGCTCTGGCCGGGGCCGAATTCGAACACGTTCACGGCGATGGTGGCGCGTGCGGCACCTGAATTGCGGCTCGATCTGCCGCCGACCGCGATCGGCAAAGACTATCTGGGCGGCGACGTGTTCGCTGCATCCACACCGAGCGGGACGGGCGTGCAGGTGTCGCTGTGGGGCTTGCTCGGGATTGCAGCCGCGCGCGAAGAGGGGCTCGAGGTCAATATTGCGGGGCTCACGTTCGGCATCGATCCGCTGGGGCTCGCCATAAAACTGCCCGGCATCGGGCGCGTGGGCGCACCGCGCGAAACGCAGCGCGACAGCGAGTAG
- a CDS encoding MGMT family protein produces MARKRSAIEHLENGRVPHIVHQIPPGAPGYREAKGGAMVVSSPAEIDALIRRIEPGHVATLDDLRQALAKRHKVAVACPVSTAIFANMCARAAEERRASGVAVDALTPWWRVLKSGGFLNPKLPGGVERQAALLAAEGVRSSPLRKQFAVYDFAARKADLDDV; encoded by the coding sequence ATGGCGCGCAAACGCAGTGCGATCGAACATCTGGAAAATGGGCGGGTCCCGCATATCGTGCATCAGATTCCGCCGGGTGCGCCCGGCTATCGCGAGGCCAAGGGCGGGGCGATGGTCGTCTCGAGCCCGGCCGAAATCGACGCGCTGATCAGGCGCATCGAGCCGGGCCACGTCGCAACGCTCGACGATCTGCGCCAGGCTCTCGCCAAGCGCCACAAGGTCGCCGTCGCCTGCCCGGTCTCGACTGCGATCTTCGCCAATATGTGCGCGCGCGCGGCCGAAGAGCGCCGGGCATCCGGCGTTGCCGTCGATGCCCTCACGCCCTGGTGGCGCGTGCTCAAAAGCGGCGGCTTCCTCAATCCCAAACTGCCCGGCGGCGTCGAGCGCCAGGCCGCCTTGCTGGCGGCCGAAGGTGTGCGCAGCTCGCCCTTGCGCAAGCAATTCGCCGTTTACGACTTCGCGGCCCGCAAGGCCGACCTCGACGATGTGTGA